Proteins encoded within one genomic window of Episyrphus balteatus chromosome 1, idEpiBalt1.1, whole genome shotgun sequence:
- the LOC129918766 gene encoding pre-mRNA-processing factor 39-like: MDDIPIQGDDPHLLQSQTQNQPPALTSITEEGGSDLQQPSRNSIIRTSKEGIKAQAHKALIAGFKKSKDKDKDKDKDKEKEKDKDKDKDKDKDKDKESKSVLHRNGTITAEPKEVPKPPIRKDKHANRSSVIQVSSQDSSVVDSFDRSPGPNIKTGKHFDSSSSLSNITASSATTSTAEMVPMQTMLTNGNFNDSDLTNDSIDTTCDASDSLHSGNSIDLSKQRPTLPVISAIGDQVQNSQL; this comes from the coding sequence ACGATATACCAATCCAGGGCGATGATCCACATCTTTTGCAGTCGCAAACACAAAATCAGCCGCCAGCTTTGACGAGCATAACCGAAGAAGGTGGCAGCGATCTACAGCAGCCTAGTCGAAATTCCATCATACGAACCAGCAAAGAAGGCATCAAGGCTCAAGCTCATAAAGCTTTAATTGCAGGCTTCAAAAAATCTAAAGACAAAGATAAGGACAAGGATAAAGACAAAGAAAAAGAGAAGGATAAGGACAAAGATAAAGACAAGGATAAGGATAAAGACAAAGAGAGTAAATCGGTTCTCCATAGAAATGGCACCATCACTGCCGAACCCAAAGAAGTACCTAAGCCCCCGATTCGTAAAGATAAACACGCAAATCGTAGTTCAGTTATTCAAGTTTCTTCTCAAGACTCATCGGTTGTCGATTCGTTTGATAGAAGTCCTGGTCCCAATATCAAAACTGGCAAACACTTTGATTCCAGTAGTAGTCTCAGCAATATCACAGCTTCATCAGCCACTACCTCCACCGCTGAAATGGTTCCAATGCAAACTATGCTTACCAATGGCAATTTCAATGACAGTGATCTAACCAACGATTCCATTGATACAACATGTGATGCAAGTGATTCGTTACACTCGGGAAATAGTATAGATTTGTCGAAACAAAGACCAACTTTGCCAGTTATCAGTGCCATTGGTGATCAGGTGCAAAATAGTCAACTGTAA